The Halichoerus grypus chromosome 3, mHalGry1.hap1.1, whole genome shotgun sequence genome segment CACCAGCTCGGGGCTGTGCACGTGCGACCTTAAGATGAGAGGTTACCCGGGTCATCAGGCGGCACCCATCTGTCACATGAGTCCTTGTCAGCAGAGAACCTCAGAGGGGGAGGAGGCAAGAGACGGAAGGTCAGATGTGGCAGGAGGGTCCCACCTGCCATTTTTGGCTctgaagatgggggagggggcagtccaCAGGCCCAGGAACATGGGCGCCCTGATTTATTCCTCACTGACTCCCATAACAACTCTGAAATGCTCATCCTTACGGTCTTGATTTCCCAGAGGAGTTATTGGAAGCCCAGGAAGTTTAGGGCACCTGCCCAAGGCTCACCGCCCACATGGTAATGACCACGCTAGTGACCACTGAGGGCCACCAGCTCAGCCCTTTGCAGTCATTATTTCATGCCATGGTAGACCACGTGTACTATTACTGCTCCTGTTCTAGAGATGAGGAACtcgagactcagagaggttagagAACTTGCCCAGGACCACACAGtaaaggcagagctgagacttgTGTCCTGTGCGGTCGTAGGTTCTGGAGCTGGGGTCTGACCTTAATCCTGTCTTGACCTCAGTGCCCGGTTCTTCCGGCATCGACACCCCTGGGGCAAAGAGTGGCCGACCGCGTGCAGCCTGCAAAATCGAGAGACAGCTTTATGATTTCTACTGGTACTAGATTCCTTATTTACGTGCCCCCCAAAGTTGCCGCATGGGAACTTCTGCTGCTTTTCGCTGAAAGGGGGCCCTCTTGCCGAAATTCACACAGCCTCCTCGTTTTAACCTAAACGTGAAGTCCTCCAGGTTGGAAAGTGCCTGGGGAAGGTGTGTCCAGGGGGTCAGAGCAGCTGTAAGAGCTGTACTGGGGGGAGGTCGGGGGGGGAACCCCGCTGTGGTCAGGGGCCTGCTGGGCACTTCCTTGTTCATCTTCTGCAATCCTGAGAGGGATCCCTGAGGAAGTGAGGCTCGGGCATCTGACATGTAACTGGTGGCTGGTGGGACAGAGATTTGGGTGGTGCTCAGACCCCTCCTCAAGCAGGACAACAGGGAGTCTGACCAGGAGGACAAATGGTCTTGGCAGGAGCAGGGGCTCGATGAGAGGGGACTGGGGGCCAGTGTAGGTGACCCCATGGCATCTTTTCAATTTAGCTCAGCTCTGGGCTGACTTGGAACATTGCCGTGGCCCTATGAGCAGAAAAACTGCACTTGCCTTAAGCTTCATTAAAGTAAACTGAGGCAGGAGTGATCAAAACATCTAGAAAAATACAACTGATTCAAGTAAGGAAAAAATGTGGGGCCACCCCCCTTGGTTGGCAAATCCAACAGCCTAGAGGTCTTCATGACAACATTCAAAGGCACCTGGGGACTTTTAAGGGGATTGGGGGCGAGATTCTGGAAGAGACAGGGCTGCTGGCCTGGGGATACGCTGGGGACGCAGCTATAGGAGACCCGGGTTCAATCCCAGGTTTAATCGCAGCCTCGTCACTGACCAGCATATAGGTTGTATTTGTTATCTACTGCCGCCTAACAAATGGCCCCCCAGGGTAGAAGTCTGAAACAATGGCATTTATGGTCTCACACGGTTTCTGAAAGTCGGGAATCGGACATCGGTGAGCTGGGTGTTTCTGGCTCAGGGCGTCCTTCATCTGTGAAGAACGGACTGGGGCGGAGGTTCTGTTTCCAGGCTCACTTACATGGCTTGAGGCTTTGGTTCCTTGCCGCGTGGGCTGTTCCCAGCATAGCCTACTCACCCGGGGTGACCGATCTAAGAGAGAGACAGTGCCCAAGCCGAAAGCCACGGTCTTTCTGTAATCTCCGAGGTGCTACCTTGGATTGGTCACATAGCCCGATCCTGGGGCCATGGGGCAAGAAGCTGCAGCAGGTATTGGGGGTCACTGGGGGCCATCTGGAGACTGCCACAGGGGTCCCAGCAAGCCACTGCACTTCTCTGAGCCCAGGGTTTGTTTACAAAGCAGTGACAATAACATCGACCGCATGAGGGGTTTTCGAGAGACTCAGGGGTGCTGATGTCCACAAAGCCACTGTCACGGCATCTGGCACGTGGGAGGTGCCGTGTCTCTGTAGAGACCTAGTCAGCCGTCCCCCGACCCCTTGCCCTGGGCCCAAGTGCCCTCCTTGGGAAGGCTGACATCCCGAGGGCTCTTCCAGCTCTGTGGAGATTGGGAGGCAGGGGGGTGAGCTGATCCCCTCACCGCTGGTCTCCCGGTGGCTCTCAGGGTCAGGTGCCCCTTAGCCTCACCCGGGGGCTCTCCCAGACCCCACGGCCCAGTCATCAGCATCTCAGACTGGGATTCATTCAGCATAGGAACTTTTTAAAGCTCATCAGAGGTGGgacgtctgggtggttcagtgagCTGGGCggccgactctggatttcagctcagttgTTATTgcggggtcgtgggatccagccccatgtcaggctccatgtgagcgtggggtctgcttgtccctctccctctgctcctccccctgctcactctctcttgcacTCACTCAGGCTCTCTCGATAGACTAaattaacaaaatctttaaaaaataataaagctcatCAGAGGACTCCACCATCCTCAAGAGACGGGTTATTCTGTTAATTAAATAGGAAAACAGTGCCTTTCTGGAGAGCAGGAAAAGCAAATGATCTATATTTTGTTGGGGGGAAGCTAAAAACTGTGTGTGGAACAGTTGATTTTCACCACTTCTGGGAAGAAAGACCCAGCTCCCCAGTCTTCTGTTCTGTTTCTCCCAGACTACTTTTCAGGGCCACCTGCAGAAGGTAACCACGTGAGAAAAACTTGAACAAAGGCTTATCAGCTCTGGGGTGGTTTCCTAGCAACAGAAAAGCTTTTCATGCTTGAAATAATTGCCCAACTTGCAAGTGATTCATTTCAAACAGCCatgtcccttttttatttttttatttttttaattttttttttaaagattttatttgacagagagagacacagcgagagagggaacacaagcagggggagtgggagagggagaagcaggctccccgctgagcagggagaccgatgtggggcttgattccaggaccctgagatcatgacctgagccaaaggcggacgcttaacgactgagccacccaggcgcccccaaacagccatgtcccttttttaaaaaaaaaacaaagtcccaTTATCTCTACCTGGAGACTGTTCGCATTTCCACAGGGCCCACGCAGTCAGATGACATGATGAATTTCAGGGAGGAGGGACTGAAATCTGCAAAAGGCAGTGGCAGCATTAGGACAAAagtacaaatgaaaatggaaaggaatCCATTATTAGAATTATGCAAAAGAGAAATCTAAACATGCAAAATAGATATGAACGTTTGGAGCAGTGAATTATCTGTTTAATTCATCTGTAAAGCCTATGAGAGGTGCTGATGACCATCTTGTTCATGAATGTGCCAAGTAAGAGCTAACTTCACCTTGGAAGGATCATCTTTTCTTTTGGCAAATCTACTTAATCATTCGCCCGACGGAGGGCTTCTGAGCACCCACCCGTGTGAGCAGCACGGCTACCCCGGGGCTCCGAGCTGGGACACTGGAGCCCAGCACTGGGACTCACATCCTGGCTTTGGTGGATCCTTGGGGAtgttacccccaccccccacctccgtgcttctcagttttctcacccgCAAAGCATGGAGAATGACAGTATCTAGCTCGGGGAGGTGGCGTGGGTTAAACAAGAGAATCTTTGCGTAAGTGGTCAGCCCGCAGCCGAGCTCCCTGGGAGCCTGTTAATGACATCATCGCTGGTCCCTCCCACTGTGACCCCACCTTCAGGCCCGCCCTGCGGAACGCTGCATCACGGCCCGCACCATCCTTGGGGGACACCGGGGACAGCCGGCGTCCGTGCTGAGCATGAGGAGGGAGCACGGGGGTTAGCTGCAGCCCAGATCCGCAGGCTGACCAAGGCTGGCTGGTCTCGTCTAGGGTTCGAGGGTCTCCGCAGGACCCCTGGCGCTGCTGGCCCAAATCGGGATTCCCTGCAGCCGTGCGGGGTGGGAGCATGGTGGACGTCTGCCACTTACAGCCCCAGCAGCCTCTGTccctctgggctctgccctggccAGGGAAATCCCTGCTCCCGCTGAGCACGgggtggccggggggggggggggggggctgtgccAGGGCCCTGCCCCCCTGTCCTGGGGTTGCCGTGTGGCTCCTGTCAAGAGCCAGGAGAACGGCCTGCGAGGCCCAGCTGAGCCCCGTGACTGGGAGTGCCTAGTGCGGGGGCTTCACTCCGCAAGGCTGGCAAGAGAGAGCAGGCACAGAACGCGCCTCTGTCCTTAAGGCCACCGCCTAGAAGTTGCCCGGGTTCCCTCCGATCACTCCCGCTGGCCGGAAATGCACCGGGCCAGGGAGGCTGGAAAACTTCCAAGGACGAGAAGCAGAGCAGGAGgcacctgggggtggggcctcGGGAGCAAGGGGCTCCTGACACTCCCAACCATGCTGTACTCTGGGGGAGTGTGGGGCTCCCTGACCACTGGGCAGGGGCAGTGCGTGCCGGGACCCTACGGCTGGCCCACATGTGACGCCTGTCGCTCCTGCTTGGGTGGGCCCGTCACCATCTAAGAGCCTGggcctggggcacctgcgtggctcaggtggttaagcgtccgTTTctactcaggtcaggatctcagggtcctgagatgaagccCGCATCAGGCTTggcgctcagtgaggagtctgcttgtccctctccctccccctctgcgcctccccaccatgctctctctgcaactggaggaaaaaaaaaaacaaccaaaagccTGGGCCTGTTTTCATCAGCAAGCCAGGGGGAACGAGTGCTGGGACAGGCTGCTGGGACAGGCAGCTCGCGGGACGGGCCCCGCAGGGACAGAATGGAGGAGGCAGCCGGGAGGCGAAAAGGACAAGCAAGACGAGTCCTCAGGTGCTGGGTtcaaggagacacagagagatcgGGACGTCAGCCGAGGCCCAAGGAGCGTCCCTGGGCCGGGGAGTCAGAAGAAAGACCACCAGGTTCCAGTGGCAGGCAGGTGGCCAGCAACGCTGAGCCGCGGGGCCGGGGCTGAGGCCACACCGGTCAATAGAGACGCCGAGGTCGGGGAGGCAGAATGTGGATTGCGGGGCTCCCCCCGGGACTGTGCTGTGCCGCCCGAGGATTCGGGGTGCTGACAGGCGCTTCTGCCTCCAAGCCGGGTAAGAAGGAgagtggagaaggaagagagagtggaCCGGGAAAGAGCCCCAAGGTCCCGGGAGGAGGGACGCCCACGCCAGCCCCCGCTGCCCACGGTCTGTCACACGCGGGCAAGTCTGTCCCTGCCGTTCGGGGCGCCCGCCTCTGTCAGCTCGACACTCTGAAGAGACCTCATGGTTCTTTGTGCCACCCAAGTGGGTCTTCCGTGAGCAGCTTCCCGGTGCCATATTGTTCCCCAGAAGCATGACCAGACGTCCCCCCCTCACCCCAGTGCAGACCCTCCCTGACGCTCCCTGGACGGTGGGCCCAGCGGGGGCTTAGACACGGTGTTGACTGACAGCCGGCTGCCCCTGGTTCTTTTCTGCCGGCCCGAGGGACAGCCCCTCTGGGCAGTGTTGTGGAGAGACAATTTAAGCCCCAGCACAGTGTGATTTCTTCGTGGCCCCGGGAGAAAGAGTGGGACCTGGAtcccatcccagctctgctccctccTAGCCATGTGATGTCGGGCAAGTCCTGCCCCATGACGCTGAACGATGCTCATATGTGAaatagcgtgtgtgtgtgtggggggctttATGTGGGACCTCTGTGTGTAGTCCAAGTGAGTTCATGTGAACGACGTGCCAGACCCACAGCCCAGCTCTGAAACTGGTTTCGGGGCACCCTTGGCCCCCAGCAGCGTGAGCTCGGCAAGTGCGTGACGAGGCTGACACCCGGTCCTGTGGCAGGTGGCAGCAGCCTGGTTATCACCGGGAAAGCGGGACAGCCAGCACGTCGGGGAGCCCCCGGGGCCACAGGCGCCAAGGACAATCTGATGGTCATGGCTCCTTGGAAGTAGTCAGAAGAGCAAGTGTCCAGAACTGAACGGCTCACAGCCGGCCAGGTCGGATGAGAAGCAGGGGACAGCCTTTCAGGGTCTTACTGGGGCCTTGGCTTCAGAGCCAAGAGGGCCTCCCAGCTGCCTGAAggacccaggcgcccttccaaCCTGGCCGCTGGACCTGCAGCTGTGTCCAGCAAGCCGTGGCCTCCTGGGCCACACCCGACGCCTTCCAGTGGGTGCCCCGAATGATGCGTAGTCCTCTGACCTCTCCAACTGCAGTCCCTCCCTTGCTATCAGAATGGGGAGCACCCTGTCCTCCCAGAGCCTCCTGACCCCGATCCCACCCCAGGCTGGAGGgcttccctccctgcttcctgtGTCTGAGGTTAGGGGGGCCCTTCTGATGGAATCAGAGCCACTGACATCCGGCCCATGTGACTTTCCTGGGGGTGGGACCTGGGTTTGACTCAGACTGGGGAGCAGCAGCATCTGCTCAGCATCACagtgcaataaatatttgctcgTGGGTGGCAACAAGTATATTCAAGACTCATTAGTTAAGTTAAATAAGGAATGTTTTAGGTATCGGCCAAGCTTTTCTGAATGTGCAGTCATGAGGAATTAAACCTGTGATGCAGGACGGAGGGCGGGACTGTgttctggggggcctgggggggagCTGCGGGCAGGTCATCCTGACACCAGGCCCACTCAACCAGACCCAAACTAAACATGGTTATTTAAGTAaagtttaagtttttttttttttttttaagattttatttatgatggggagggagggagggagggagggagcagggagagggacaagctgacccTGCGCTGAGTGccgagcccaactcagggcttgatcccaagaccctgagatcatgatgtgagctgaaaccgagagttggaccttaactgactgagccaccctggtgccccaagtttaagtttttatttttatttatttatttttagagattttatttgagagagagagagagcacaagcaagggggaggggaagagggagaggcaggctccccactgagcagggagccccacatggggctcgatcccaggaccccgagatcacgaaccgagctgaaggcagacgcttaactgactgagccgccccgGCGCCCCaagtttaagttcttttttttttttggattaaacTTTATTCACCCCCtcaacgattttttttttttaaagattttatttatttgacagagacacagcgagagagggaacacaagcaggggcagagggagagggagaagcaggcttctcgctgagtagggagcccgatgtggggctcgatcccacgaccctgggataatgacccgagccgaaggcagacgcttaaccactgagccacccaggcaccccccaagtttaagtttttaaaaagctagagGGGACCTTCCAGGTGGTGCAGTGAGGGTCTAAAGGTACAGGCCTGGAAAGCTGGAACCTCCCCGAGCTCAGACAGCTGGGAAGGCACAGGAGAGGTACTCCCACCTGCCATGGATGATGTTGCCCCTGAATTTACAATAACACCTTCACTCTGTGGATTGGAGTTCTGTACATTTAGTTGAGAAAGGGTTTCATGGCTAAGTTCTGGAAGCCACGGACATAGCCCAGACTGTCCGTTCTGCAGATCAGGGCACAGGCCCGGGGACGGGGACTGAACCACTGCCGGCCACGCAGGGGTTTGTGATGGAGGCAGTAGCTCTGGGGTCCAACCCCCAATCTGGGGTGATCCCCCTGAGACCACACCACCCCCTGCACTGAGCAGGCGGCTCTGCTGGGGGCCGAGTGGCAGTGTGGCAGCCCAGGGGACAGATCTCGGTGCAGCCCTGGTCCTGCGGCTAGTGTGCAGTGTGATCCCGTCTCTGAATCTGTCTTCCCCTCCGTGTGTCAGGGCTGTCCCCGTACCTCCCCCCTCCGAGTGCAAGGATCACATGAGGTCACCGCGTTCCCCCCTCTCTGGACCATCAGTGGGGACTCTGGGAGGCAAGGACACACTGTGAATGCATTTTGTGGCCTCGCAAATCTGGGATCAGAGAGGAGGATAGGTTGACCTTTCACCTCCCCTCACCGCCCAGGGAAGGAACCCGGGAGCAAACCCCGCACAGAGGGATGCCGCCCTGCGAGCACCCCCAGCACGCGGGATTTCAGGCAGACCCCCGGATGATGCAGGAGGAGTTGACACGGGAGGGGTGCAGCTGCCATCCGCCGTGGCCAAACACAGGCAGCCACCCCCGGAACAGTCAGTGCAAGGTCTCCAAACCACAGAAAGAATGTAGGAAGGACTCCAGGTTTCCTGACCTCTGCAAAGACACAGACCCACTGCTCACCGAGGGTCTGCccctggggaggggcggggtggtGGCTTTGTCCTCAACCTCAGGGAAGAGACAAAAGACCTGGGGGACTCAGACACAGGTCGCTGAGGGGGCATAAGTTTACGGAGGGACCAAGCTGCTCTAGCACCCCTAAATGGCTCAAGTTCTGATTGTCTTTCTGTGGCATTATCATCCTGCATCACAGGACATGGTTGCACAAACTTCCTGCCCACGGGGGCTGCTCCAAACCACGAACAACCACGTGTGTGCCATCTGATCCCTGACGGATCCCTGGGACCACGTGGGCTCCTCCGCCCGTAAGACGTGATGCACAGCTGGGCAGCCGTGGGCAACACTGGGGAGGGGGCGCCAGGGTCCGCGCACTGACGGGggacagggggtgggaggggggacaCAAGGGGGGGGTGGTCAGCTACTGAGAATGTCAGTTCTGCTCTTCGTAAGTCACTTTAGTGAGTTCACTGCAAGTACAGACAGCTGTTCACGAATGTACAAGAAAAgtttaaatgaagaaaagacaaagagatttcatgaaatatttttattttggctgtTTGAGGACCTTCACTTTCTGCTTCCCAGTCCTGAACGTGGCCAAGCTCTTCTGGGCGCCACAAAGGGACACTCCAGAATCTTCCCAATTCCCGGTTCCGGTGGACGCATCAAGACCCTCGGCAGCTCGCGCACAGCCACCCGCCAGGAGAGCCGCAGGGCGGGCCGTGGGACCCGGAGCCCCGGCCGAGCGCACTCTGCCCGGAGCCGCCGCCCCGCCAGCCTCGCGCCGGAATCCGCCGGAATCCGCCGGAATCCGCGGGAACCGGGGCTGACGGGCTCCCGGGCCTGCGTCGGCCCCTGTGTCGGCCCTAGATCGGCAAACGGCGGTCGAGGCTCAGCAGTgaccaaataaataagaaatgctCTCAGGACTTCACACAGCAGCACAcgtgattctttaaaaaacaaatccaacaCAAAGGGGAACAGCGCCCGGGGCGGCTCAGCCGTAAAGGGCTCTTCGGGGCGGGGGAGCCCCGCTTCGCTCGGCGGGGTCGCGGCTGTGGGCCGACACTGCATGCAACTCCCCAGGGCGCGGGCGCTGCAAGCGCACAGAGCGGgcgctggggggggcggggcgtgaGGGGGGCCGGCCGCACGTGCCCGGGGTCTCCGacgcgcgcacgcgcacgcacacacacgcacgcgcacgcacgcgGCGTCAGCGCTGGGCCGGCGGGCCACACGGGGGCGGGGCCTGACGGCGCACGCAGCCTCACGCCGCCGACAGGAACGGGAAGAAGAAGAAGTCGAAGGCGAACTTGACGGCGCCGTGCACGGTGCTGCGCCAGTCGTGCTCGATCTTCACGTGCCGCCGCGCCGGGGACAGCTGGGCCATGCAGTTGAGGCAGCTGATGGCCTTGAGCTCGAAGACGGGCCACTTGCTGCCCAGGCGGCCCTCGAGGACGGTGCTGAACTCGATGAGGCTGCCCTGGCGCAGGCTGAGCAGCACGGCCTTGAACTCGCCGCTGGCCCGCAGCACGATGTCCTTGGTGACGTCGTCGTCCTCGGGGCCGCGGGAGCCGTTGGCGCCGCTGTACGGCATGCCCACCGTGATCTCGAACTTGTAGCGGTCGAACTTCCGGATGTGGCAGGGGTGCTTGGCCAGGCGCTTGAGGCGGCAGAGCTCCTCCTCGGCCGTGGAGGCGTTGCCGGGGCTGCAGGCCGGGTAGGCCTCGCCGTACAGGCAGCGCATCCAGTCGCCGATGAAGAACGGCAGCATGTTGATGGCCGACTCGGCGCTGTTGTCGATCTCCGTCACCCGCACGTACTTGAAGCGGCCCGTCCACGTGACCCGGTGGCCCTCCAGGTGGCTGCACAGGATCTGCGTGCGGGCCATGTTGGTCTCCTTCCAGGCCCGGGGCCCGCACAGGAAGCCGTACTGCTGCCAGGTCAGCGTGGAGTTGTAGACCTTCATGCCCTCCGACCGGTACACGTAGAACCAGCAGAAGAGCACGATGGCCGTGAGCCACACCAGGATGAGCTTGACGATGGAGCTGCGCGTCAGGGACTTGACCATCTCCACCACCGAGAAGCTGGCCTTGGTCCAGCAGCGGAACAGCAGGGGGACGCTGCACGCCACCACGGTGACGACGATCTTGGTGAGCTCCAGGGTCAGGAACCAGCGGGCAAACTGCACCACGCCCATCAGCGCCAGGCCGGCCACCAGGATCGGGAGGGCGAACAGGAAGAGGCAGTAGCCCACGGAGGCGCGGATCAGCCCCAGGCCGGTGGACTCGAGCAGGATGACCACGGACAGCTCGCACCACATGAAGCAGACCAGGTAGGGCACCAGGTAGCAGTAGGTGCCCTTGAAGTTCCTGAGCTGCGCCATGCGGAAGAAGAGGTAGAGCAGGTAGACGTAGAGCAGGCAGGGCAGGCTGACGTTCAGGACGACGAGGTGGCCCACGGGCACGGTGAAGAAGGTCTGGCCCAGGAGCTTCAGGTGCTGCCAGTCGAAGGGCAGGCTGGGCAGCAGGGAGAGCAGGCCAGCGGCCACCTCGGTGACCAGGGCCCTCCTGGTGTAGGGCTCGGCGGAGGTGCTCAGGCTCGCGTAGCTGGTGGCGGTGAAGAAGACGGACACGACGGCCAGCTCGGAGCAGGGGATGCAGTCCTTGCTTGCgatggggaaggagaagatgaCAAAGACGACGGACAGCAGGAAGTGGAGGTAGGGCTCCAGGTGGTTCCAGCCGAAGTTCACCTCAGCCTGCTCCACGTCCAGGTTGGGCTCGAAGCGCAGGAGCAGGCCCGTGAGGGTGCGGAAGCTCTCCCAGGCCCTGCTGTCTTGGAAGACCTTGAGGGTGCAGATCACCATGGAGACAAACGACAGGTAGAAGACGACCAGGGGGACGAAGAAGGCGAAGAAGTCGATGGTCAGGTTgctgatgatgaagaagaagaggagggcgTTGATGTGGTGGGTGGGGACGATGGTGGACAGCCAGTGCATGCCCGCCCGGGAGGCCATGTCGATCAGGTACTCTTTGATTTCCATGATGGCATGCAAGGGGTACTTGACCACCTGGGGGGGGGTGGACACAAAGACAGGGCATCGGAAGCAAGCCAGCACCAGAGCCCCGCTGCCATCCTCAACACTCTGCCCACCACCCAAGCTCTGCTCCAAGTGAACGGCTCACCCCCGAGCCCCTGGTCCTAGCGGGTCCTTCCCCTGGTCAACACCATGTCCGTGCGGTGACGTCGTCCCCAGGCTCTACGGTCTAGACCGAACCTCCCTCAATCCCACCCAGTCCTGCAGGTCCTGGCTCCTCTCCTCTAGGCCCCTGGAGTCCATCCCTTGGCTCCCCTCCCATCCCAACCTTCTGCCAGGGTTTCCGGACTCCTGTGAGCCA includes the following:
- the WFS1 gene encoding wolframin; the encoded protein is MDSGAPPARPSGPQPPPPLQPQARSRLNATASMEQDRSEAPRAPGPQVGPGPDVGDTAAPAVARAPSARSRERADQTGPMEGDVEVPFEEVLEKAKAGDPKAQTEVGKRYLQLAGAGDEELNSCTAVGWLILAAKQGRREAVKLLRRCLADRKGITSENEQEVKQLSSETDLERAVRKAALVMYWKLNPKKKKQVAVSELLENVGQVNEHDGGTQPGPVPKSLQKQRRVLERLVSSESKSYIALDDFVEITKKYAKGIIPANLFLQDDDDDELAGKSPEDLPLRLRVVKYPLHAIMEIKEYLIDMASRAGMHWLSTIVPTHHINALLFFFIISNLTIDFFAFFVPLVVFYLSFVSMVICTLKVFQDSRAWESFRTLTGLLLRFEPNLDVEQAEVNFGWNHLEPYLHFLLSVVFVIFSFPIASKDCIPCSELAVVSVFFTATSYASLSTSAEPYTRRALVTEVAAGLLSLLPSLPFDWQHLKLLGQTFFTVPVGHLVVLNVSLPCLLYVYLLYLFFRMAQLRNFKGTYCYLVPYLVCFMWCELSVVILLESTGLGLIRASVGYCLFLFALPILVAGLALMGVVQFARWFLTLELTKIVVTVVACSVPLLFRCWTKASFSVVEMVKSLTRSSIVKLILVWLTAIVLFCWFYVYRSEGMKVYNSTLTWQQYGFLCGPRAWKETNMARTQILCSHLEGHRVTWTGRFKYVRVTEIDNSAESAINMLPFFIGDWMRCLYGEAYPACSPGNASTAEEELCRLKRLAKHPCHIRKFDRYKFEITVGMPYSGANGSRGPEDDDVTKDIVLRASGEFKAVLLSLRQGSLIEFSTVLEGRLGSKWPVFELKAISCLNCMAQLSPARRHVKIEHDWRSTVHGAVKFAFDFFFFPFLSAA